In one window of Bradyrhizobium sp. AZCC 1721 DNA:
- a CDS encoding HlyD family type I secretion periplasmic adaptor subunit yields MWEVPRWLRSAPPALRDRLRGVTWTGNLLVCGFVIGLGTWSTYAPLESAAIAVGTVESESSRKTIQHLEGGIIREILVADGDVVRAGQTLISLEDTKARAEVQSLQGQLWEATAREARLQAEQRGDERVSFPGRLEMAQMASPSVADVLAGQQAIFETRRQVFQSQAAVNREKRSQVEKEIEGLRAQESAAARRIDIVREEAATVATLVSKGLERRPRLLNLEREIADIEGRRGEIVAQISRAGQAINESEAVLLKLEHDRQNEIAQSLREVQNQIFQIWERLRAADDQLSRTMVKAPEDGVVTDLKIHTPGGVIGAGAPLMDLVPRQDRLIVIARVRPEDIDVVRLGLSAEVNLLPYNQRRVPRLHGTVTHVSADRLVDKRTDQPYYAAKIRVQDLVGAGIDSVQIIPGMPAQVFIKTGHGTVALYALRPLLDSFHGAFRED; encoded by the coding sequence ATCTGGGAGGTCCCTCGGTGGCTGAGATCGGCGCCGCCGGCGCTTCGCGACCGACTTCGCGGCGTCACCTGGACCGGAAATCTGCTGGTTTGCGGCTTCGTCATCGGTCTCGGTACCTGGTCGACCTATGCACCCCTCGAGAGCGCCGCGATTGCTGTCGGCACCGTCGAATCCGAATCGAGCCGCAAGACGATTCAGCATCTTGAGGGCGGCATCATCAGAGAAATTCTGGTCGCGGACGGTGACGTTGTCCGTGCTGGACAAACGCTGATCTCGTTGGAGGACACCAAGGCCCGTGCCGAAGTCCAGAGCCTGCAAGGCCAGTTGTGGGAGGCGACGGCGCGAGAGGCACGGCTGCAGGCGGAACAGCGCGGAGACGAGCGGGTATCATTTCCGGGCAGGTTGGAGATGGCGCAGATGGCGAGTCCTTCAGTCGCGGATGTCCTTGCGGGTCAGCAAGCCATCTTCGAAACGCGCCGGCAGGTCTTTCAATCGCAAGCGGCCGTAAATCGGGAGAAGCGGTCGCAGGTGGAAAAGGAGATCGAGGGCCTCAGGGCGCAGGAAAGCGCGGCCGCAAGGCGCATCGACATCGTCCGCGAGGAAGCGGCAACGGTGGCCACGCTCGTCAGCAAGGGGCTTGAGCGGCGACCGCGGCTTCTGAACCTCGAGCGAGAGATAGCTGACATCGAAGGACGGCGGGGAGAGATTGTCGCGCAGATATCGCGCGCGGGGCAGGCCATCAACGAATCCGAGGCTGTTCTCCTCAAACTGGAGCACGACCGTCAAAACGAGATCGCGCAGTCGCTGCGCGAGGTACAGAACCAGATCTTTCAGATATGGGAACGACTGCGGGCGGCCGACGACCAACTCTCGCGAACGATGGTCAAGGCGCCCGAGGACGGCGTGGTAACCGACCTGAAGATCCATACGCCAGGCGGCGTTATCGGCGCCGGGGCACCTCTCATGGATCTGGTTCCCCGGCAGGATCGGCTCATCGTGATTGCGCGCGTCAGGCCCGAAGACATCGATGTGGTCCGTCTCGGACTGAGCGCCGAAGTGAATCTCCTGCCCTATAATCAGCGCCGCGTACCACGGCTCCATGGGACTGTGACGCACGTTTCTGCCGATCGTCTAGTCGATAAGCGCACTGACCAGCCGTACTACGCGGCGAAGATTCGAGTTCAGGATCTGGTCGGCGCCGGGATCGATAGTGTCCAGATTATTCCGGGAATGCCGGCCCAGGTATTCATCAAGACGGGTCATGGCACCGTGGCGCTCTACGCTCTCAGGCCTCTGCTCGACAGCTTCCACGGCGCGTTCCGGGAGGACTAA
- a CDS encoding type I secretion system permease/ATPase produces the protein MLMPPLQLQTMSSPRTPLKSALRACAGSFGLVFAYSCSYNLLLLAPSIYLLQIYDRVLSSRSGDTLLMLTLIVAFTVVVGGVLDALRRAALGRMGEWLEEELHPAALSACLKCAHVDRARASEAYRDLAVLRQFAQSGACSTLFDALWTPLFLGVLFLVHPLLGVIGVLSVLFLLGLGLAEDRFTEAPRARSAAAATRSQGWFGMAVGNLHVIRAMGMLDGTTRLIRQTAQDARSEQEVVQRRHETIMLISKPARALAQVLIMGTAAWLVLEQSRSPGIIFATTLLFGRALAPVEGAVAGWKAFAMALAAYRRLNDVMSAVTTVANVRDLPERPKGNLIVNNVGVAVSGSDCWMLKDVSFSLAPGECLGIIGPSGSGKSTLGRIITGISAPTAGSVLLDGIDILALHDSRGGGRLGYLPQDIDLVGETVKDIIARLDDADLQKIIEAAKLAGLHETIIRLPQAYDTVVNGAAANLPRGFRQRLGLARAFFGDPHLVVLDEPNSSLDSLGERMLFDAIERMKAANTTVIIITHRIGILGATNKLAIMQGGAISAFGESREIFERCLARPQVTLRDPVS, from the coding sequence ATGCTGATGCCACCGCTCCAACTGCAGACAATGTCGTCGCCGCGGACGCCGTTGAAGTCGGCGTTGCGGGCCTGCGCGGGGTCGTTCGGACTCGTTTTCGCGTATAGCTGCAGCTACAATCTCCTTCTTCTCGCGCCTTCCATCTACCTGCTTCAGATCTATGATCGCGTGCTGTCGAGCCGCAGCGGCGATACGCTTCTGATGCTGACGCTCATCGTCGCGTTTACCGTCGTGGTCGGCGGAGTGCTGGATGCGCTGCGCCGCGCCGCATTGGGCCGGATGGGTGAGTGGCTTGAAGAAGAACTCCATCCGGCAGCGCTCTCCGCCTGCCTCAAATGCGCCCATGTCGATCGAGCGCGGGCATCGGAAGCCTATCGCGACCTTGCGGTCCTGCGTCAGTTCGCCCAGTCCGGAGCCTGCTCTACGTTGTTTGACGCGCTCTGGACGCCGCTCTTCCTCGGGGTTCTCTTCCTCGTGCATCCCTTGCTCGGGGTGATAGGTGTGCTCAGCGTGCTCTTCCTGCTTGGGCTCGGGCTTGCCGAAGACCGGTTCACGGAAGCACCGCGGGCGCGGTCGGCTGCCGCGGCGACGAGGAGCCAGGGATGGTTCGGCATGGCCGTCGGAAACCTCCACGTGATCAGGGCTATGGGAATGCTCGACGGTACCACGCGCCTGATCCGCCAGACTGCGCAGGATGCGAGGAGCGAGCAAGAGGTGGTCCAGCGCCGCCATGAAACCATCATGCTGATTTCCAAACCCGCGCGAGCGCTGGCGCAGGTCCTGATCATGGGTACTGCCGCCTGGCTCGTCCTGGAACAAAGCCGAAGTCCCGGCATCATCTTTGCCACGACGCTTTTGTTCGGACGCGCGCTCGCGCCCGTTGAAGGGGCGGTTGCAGGCTGGAAGGCATTCGCGATGGCCTTGGCCGCCTACCGCCGGCTCAACGACGTCATGTCCGCTGTCACCACGGTTGCGAACGTCAGAGACCTGCCGGAGAGGCCGAAGGGCAATCTCATTGTCAACAATGTTGGCGTCGCCGTCTCAGGATCGGACTGTTGGATGCTGAAGGACGTCTCATTCAGTCTCGCACCCGGTGAATGCCTGGGCATCATTGGTCCATCTGGCTCCGGCAAATCCACGCTCGGCAGGATCATCACCGGAATCTCCGCGCCGACGGCAGGTTCGGTCCTGCTCGACGGCATCGATATTCTAGCCCTGCACGATTCGCGCGGCGGCGGGCGCCTCGGATATCTGCCGCAGGATATCGATCTGGTCGGAGAAACAGTAAAGGACATCATTGCACGGCTGGACGACGCCGATCTGCAGAAGATCATCGAAGCAGCGAAGCTGGCCGGCCTTCATGAGACGATCATTCGTCTCCCGCAGGCATACGATACGGTCGTCAATGGCGCAGCGGCCAATCTCCCACGTGGATTTCGCCAGCGCCTCGGCCTTGCACGGGCGTTTTTTGGCGACCCGCACCTCGTGGTCCTCGACGAGCCGAACTCCAGCCTGGACAGTCTGGGCGAGCGCATGCTCTTCGACGCCATCGAACGGATGAAGGCGGCCAATACGACTGTGATCATCATCACCCACCGGATAGGGATCCTCGGCGCAACGAACAAGCTTGCCATCATGCAGGGCGGCGCGATCAGCGCATTCGGTGAGAGCAGGGAAATTTTCGAAAGGTGTTTGGCAAGACCTCAAGTTACTTTGCGTGACCCTGTCTCATGA
- a CDS encoding c-type cytochrome — protein sequence MLIVSVVALNFSIGTTAFGQSAQAPASDPTNAGKAVFSKANCVGCHKWHGNGGGGYGGDALSLRKSELTRDQIIEIVGCGRPGTGMPFFMRGAYDEVKCHGMNRQDAGAQMPPEGGTFLRPKDIEAVADYMIAHIKGAGEPTYAECVAFFSSTSRVCDVYKNQAQKPDDATASTGKGQ from the coding sequence ATGCTGATCGTGAGCGTCGTCGCCCTGAATTTCTCGATTGGTACCACAGCTTTCGGTCAGTCGGCGCAAGCGCCAGCTTCGGATCCGACCAATGCCGGCAAGGCCGTTTTCAGTAAAGCCAATTGCGTGGGCTGCCACAAATGGCACGGCAATGGCGGCGGCGGCTACGGCGGCGATGCGCTGTCGCTGCGCAAGTCCGAGCTGACACGCGATCAGATCATTGAAATCGTCGGCTGCGGGCGGCCGGGCACCGGGATGCCATTCTTTATGCGCGGCGCCTACGATGAGGTGAAATGCCACGGCATGAACCGCCAGGACGCGGGGGCACAGATGCCGCCCGAGGGCGGAACGTTTCTGCGGCCGAAGGATATTGAAGCCGTCGCCGACTACATGATCGCCCACATCAAGGGAGCCGGCGAACCCACTTACGCGGAATGCGTCGCCTTCTTCTCAAGCACCTCGCGGGTATGCGACGTCTACAAGAACCAAGCGCAGAAGCCAGATGATGCGACCGCCAGCACCGGGAAGGGCCAGTGA
- a CDS encoding aldo/keto reductase, with amino-acid sequence MEFRTFGRTGMRLSILGFGCGAVGGLMVRGDAADQERAIARAIAAGVNYFDTAVQYGDGESERNLGRVLQKLKPVDVVVATKVRLPPDDRDRIDEAVRLSLEGSLARLRLERVDIFHLHNPITEQGGGPALSVRQVLDEVVPVFERLRREGKIRFLGITALGDTAALHQVINARVFDSAQVVYNMLNPSAAGELPARYPAQDYGRLFDHTETAGVGVVGIRVLAGGALSGSAERHPIAGAAPEPIGSAMSYDADVDRARRLMPLVEEGFAASLTEAATRFAISHPAMGTILVGMATPQQFEGALAAVEKGPLPQAALDRLSELRQAFAGEAR; translated from the coding sequence ATGGAATTTCGAACCTTTGGCCGCACCGGGATGCGGCTCTCGATCCTCGGCTTCGGCTGCGGCGCCGTCGGCGGGTTGATGGTGCGTGGCGATGCTGCCGACCAGGAGCGAGCCATCGCGCGCGCAATTGCCGCTGGCGTCAACTACTTCGACACCGCGGTGCAGTATGGCGACGGGGAATCGGAAAGGAACCTTGGCCGGGTTTTGCAGAAGCTAAAGCCGGTCGACGTGGTTGTCGCCACCAAGGTCCGGTTGCCGCCTGACGATCGTGATCGCATTGATGAGGCGGTGCGGCTATCGCTCGAAGGCAGCCTGGCGCGGCTGCGGCTCGAGCGTGTCGATATTTTTCATCTGCACAATCCCATCACCGAGCAAGGCGGCGGGCCGGCGCTGAGCGTGCGGCAGGTGCTGGACGAGGTGGTGCCGGTGTTCGAGCGGCTGCGGCGAGAGGGGAAGATCCGGTTTCTCGGCATCACGGCGCTGGGCGATACGGCGGCGCTGCATCAGGTGATCAATGCGCGCGTGTTCGACAGCGCGCAGGTCGTCTACAACATGCTCAATCCGTCTGCGGCCGGCGAATTGCCGGCGCGCTATCCGGCGCAGGATTATGGACGGCTGTTCGATCACACGGAAACCGCCGGTGTTGGCGTCGTGGGCATCCGCGTGCTGGCCGGCGGGGCGCTGTCGGGTTCGGCGGAGCGTCATCCGATTGCGGGCGCTGCGCCGGAGCCGATCGGCTCTGCCATGAGCTACGATGCCGATGTCGATCGCGCGCGCCGGCTGATGCCGCTGGTGGAGGAGGGATTTGCCGCCAGCCTGACCGAGGCGGCCACGCGGTTTGCGATCTCGCATCCGGCGATGGGCACGATCCTGGTCGGCATGGCGACGCCGCAACAGTTCGAGGGTGCACTCGCCGCGGTGGAGAAGGGCCCGCTGCCGCAGGCCGCACTCGACCGGCTGTCGGAACTGCGGCAGGCGTTTGCCGGCGAGGCGCGATGA
- a CDS encoding response regulator transcription factor: MDDFSNPAELALVSQNSPVLVIIEQHVLARTCILNILKRELTGFEIVEMATTSDLNWLSGRDIRLIALNIGHKQITDPSIEESLAFLAETCPKASVAVLSNRDDDATASAAMQRGVRGFFPTSIPVELAIAGLRLVLAGGVYRPLPIVGQNGGTSHKTISGCPDTSELFGTNEDNGNTRIVPEKAMVDLTPREQHVLEALQLGLPNKLIAVRLNLSENTVKMHIQRIMRKCSAHNRTEAVVRWSRRANGHA, from the coding sequence ATGGACGATTTTTCTAATCCCGCGGAACTGGCCTTGGTATCACAAAATTCGCCGGTGCTCGTGATCATCGAGCAACATGTCCTGGCGCGTACGTGCATCCTCAATATCCTCAAGAGAGAACTCACTGGATTCGAGATCGTCGAGATGGCAACGACTAGTGACCTGAACTGGCTATCCGGCAGAGACATCCGCTTGATTGCACTGAATATCGGGCACAAGCAGATCACTGATCCTTCGATCGAGGAGAGCCTCGCCTTCCTCGCAGAAACCTGCCCGAAAGCGTCGGTTGCCGTGTTGTCGAACCGCGACGACGATGCGACGGCTTCGGCCGCGATGCAACGCGGAGTGCGCGGTTTCTTTCCGACATCGATCCCGGTCGAACTCGCGATTGCCGGATTACGCCTGGTCCTTGCCGGTGGGGTCTACCGACCGTTACCGATCGTTGGGCAAAATGGAGGGACAAGCCACAAGACGATATCGGGATGCCCGGATACGTCCGAGCTGTTCGGAACTAACGAGGATAACGGCAACACCAGGATTGTGCCGGAGAAGGCAATGGTCGACCTTACGCCGCGCGAACAACATGTGCTCGAGGCGCTGCAGCTTGGCCTTCCGAACAAGTTGATTGCCGTCAGGCTCAACCTATCGGAAAACACCGTAAAAATGCATATTCAACGTATCATGCGAAAATGCTCCGCGCATAACCGCACCGAGGCGGTCGTTCGCTGGAGCCGGAGAGCCAACGGTCATGCCTAG
- a CDS encoding amidohydrolase family protein — MPIIDSQVHAYEANSPKRPWHSVPNWPDHVTGDEMVAAIDKVGVDGAIFISAFSLYRYDASYAVEVQRAHPGRLAIVKPVDPDDPDVADVVAEWRKTPGAVGIRIMLTKEAKRAPDHPGLDRIARAAVRHDFPVNLHCWDNLDAGRALIDRHPDTRFIIDHLGLLQPRVPPAPPEPWAELPKVLELAARPNAVIKVSGACTLSREPYPYPDIWDPLARVFDAWGFERCLWGTDWTRAFAVVNYEQAVEPFLRTSRLNESERAMLMGGACAKAYGWSPKEG; from the coding sequence ATGCCCATCATCGATTCCCAGGTCCATGCCTACGAGGCGAACAGTCCGAAGCGGCCTTGGCACAGTGTGCCGAACTGGCCCGATCACGTCACGGGTGACGAGATGGTGGCAGCGATCGACAAGGTTGGCGTCGACGGCGCGATCTTCATCTCGGCGTTTTCGTTGTACCGCTACGACGCCAGCTATGCCGTGGAAGTGCAACGGGCCCATCCCGGCCGGCTCGCCATCGTCAAGCCGGTCGACCCGGATGACCCTGATGTGGCCGACGTCGTCGCGGAGTGGAGGAAGACGCCGGGCGCGGTCGGAATCCGCATCATGCTGACCAAGGAGGCCAAGCGTGCGCCTGACCATCCCGGCCTCGACCGGATTGCGCGTGCGGCGGTTCGCCATGATTTTCCGGTCAACCTCCACTGCTGGGACAATCTGGATGCGGGCAGGGCGCTGATCGATCGCCACCCCGACACGCGGTTCATCATCGATCATCTCGGCCTCCTGCAGCCACGTGTTCCGCCGGCGCCGCCAGAGCCTTGGGCGGAGTTGCCGAAGGTGCTGGAACTCGCTGCGCGGCCGAACGCCGTGATCAAGGTCAGCGGCGCCTGCACGCTGTCGCGCGAGCCGTATCCTTATCCGGATATCTGGGACCCGCTCGCCCGCGTGTTCGATGCCTGGGGTTTCGAGCGCTGCCTGTGGGGCACGGACTGGACGCGCGCATTCGCCGTCGTCAACTACGAGCAGGCGGTCGAGCCGTTCCTCAGGACCAGCCGCCTGAACGAGAGCGAGCGCGCCATGCTGATGGGCGGGGCCTGCGCCAAGGCTTATGGCTGGTCGCCGAAAGAAGGCTAG
- a CDS encoding PQQ-dependent dehydrogenase, methanol/ethanol family — MERFSGHTRISTRARLLAIAVTAAGITAALPASAADEVNQERLLNVEKEPGNWLHHHQNYSAHRFSTLKEINRDNVKNLKVAWTMHLGGIEGGGIWSHGGLEGTPIAENGFLYVTDGWGSVYKIDAHGGRGVLLWKMDPKTDRDWAGAVACCGVDNRGVALWGDLVISHTLDGRLIATNKETGQVAWQRTVADPDKGEVITGAPLIVKNMAITGVAGAEYGIRGWIAATDLTTQKEVWRTHTIPGKGEPGSETWKDSNNAAAAGGGSTWVTGTYDPATDTIIWGIGNPGPDWDNEYRPGDNLYTDSSLALDATTGKIKWHYQHTPNDPYDYDSVAENVLVDVPGPSGPRKLALEADRNGFAYAIDRTTGKFVWGLPFVKKVTWTKGLDPESGKPIEYDPNKAVQTYIASVTPSRTNMETDICPGNMGGKNWPPTAYNPDLKLWYIPVIESCNRIKVEVMTPEKLKPREFWTGGGPSQPFRITGSVTAIDVTTGKIAQKMETPFPNLGGMLATPDLVFTGQPSGEVMALDAKSLQKLWEFNTGGGVNAPPMTFTVDGKQYVAILVGLGGAWDKWFIDSTPELKKIQPGSMLYVFAL; from the coding sequence ATGGAGCGATTTTCAGGTCACACAAGAATCTCCACGCGAGCGCGCCTGCTCGCTATTGCAGTCACTGCCGCGGGCATCACGGCCGCACTGCCCGCGTCCGCCGCCGACGAGGTCAATCAGGAACGGCTGCTCAACGTCGAGAAGGAGCCGGGCAACTGGCTTCATCATCATCAGAATTACTCGGCTCACCGGTTCTCCACTCTGAAGGAGATCAACCGCGATAACGTGAAGAACCTGAAGGTCGCCTGGACCATGCATCTCGGCGGCATCGAAGGCGGCGGCATCTGGAGCCATGGCGGGCTGGAAGGCACTCCGATTGCCGAAAACGGCTTTCTCTACGTCACCGATGGATGGGGTTCAGTCTACAAGATCGATGCGCATGGTGGCCGCGGCGTGTTGCTCTGGAAGATGGACCCCAAGACGGATCGTGACTGGGCTGGCGCTGTGGCGTGCTGCGGCGTCGACAACCGCGGCGTCGCCTTGTGGGGTGATCTCGTCATTTCCCATACGCTTGATGGCCGGCTGATCGCGACCAACAAGGAAACCGGTCAGGTTGCCTGGCAGCGCACGGTGGCCGATCCGGACAAGGGCGAGGTGATCACCGGCGCGCCGTTGATCGTCAAGAACATGGCGATCACAGGCGTGGCGGGCGCGGAGTACGGCATCCGTGGCTGGATCGCCGCCACCGACCTGACGACCCAGAAGGAGGTCTGGCGCACCCACACAATCCCGGGCAAGGGCGAGCCCGGCAGCGAGACCTGGAAAGACAGCAACAACGCCGCCGCCGCCGGCGGCGGTTCGACCTGGGTAACAGGCACCTACGATCCAGCAACGGACACCATCATCTGGGGCATCGGCAACCCCGGGCCGGACTGGGATAATGAATATCGGCCAGGCGACAACCTTTACACCGATAGTTCGCTGGCCCTTGATGCCACGACTGGCAAGATCAAGTGGCATTATCAGCACACGCCAAACGACCCCTACGACTACGACAGCGTGGCGGAAAACGTGCTGGTCGACGTCCCCGGGCCCAGTGGTCCGCGGAAGCTCGCGCTCGAAGCCGACCGCAACGGCTTCGCCTATGCGATCGATCGCACCACCGGCAAGTTCGTCTGGGGCCTCCCGTTCGTCAAGAAAGTCACATGGACCAAAGGGCTCGACCCTGAGAGCGGCAAGCCGATCGAGTATGACCCGAACAAGGCCGTGCAGACCTATATCGCGTCGGTGACGCCAAGCCGCACCAACATGGAAACCGACATCTGCCCCGGCAACATGGGCGGCAAGAACTGGCCGCCGACGGCCTACAATCCGGACTTGAAGCTCTGGTACATCCCGGTGATCGAGAGCTGCAATCGCATCAAAGTCGAGGTGATGACGCCGGAAAAACTGAAACCGCGGGAGTTCTGGACCGGCGGCGGCCCGAGCCAGCCATTCAGGATCACCGGCAGCGTGACTGCGATCGATGTGACGACCGGCAAGATCGCCCAAAAAATGGAAACGCCGTTCCCCAATTTGGGCGGCATGCTTGCAACTCCCGACCTCGTCTTCACCGGTCAGCCGTCCGGCGAAGTGATGGCGCTTGACGCCAAGTCATTGCAGAAGCTCTGGGAGTTCAACACGGGCGGCGGCGTCAACGCACCGCCGATGACCTTTACGGTCGATGGCAAACAGTACGTTGCCATCCTGGTCGGCCTGGGCGGCGCCTGGGACAAGTGGTTCATCGATTCGACGCCCGAACTGAAGAAGATACAGCCGGGATCGATGCTCTACGTATTCGCACTCTGA
- a CDS encoding copper chaperone PCu(A)C yields the protein MTATATSGADGARLDRGRIAFLVFGLVAVLWLTRGFAAAGEALQVTNARVHASDQIGIDLPLVMTIRNDAAEADALLRVRCPFANFAVRHTVDRGEGAPAMREIKSIPIPEGKTTELKHDGHHVMLLQTRQQLVDGETFTCAIVFQKGGTKETEVRVSRTP from the coding sequence ATGACCGCGACAGCGACATCAGGTGCTGATGGCGCACGGCTTGATCGCGGCCGGATTGCATTTCTTGTGTTCGGACTGGTTGCTGTTCTTTGGCTGACGCGCGGGTTCGCCGCGGCAGGTGAAGCGTTGCAAGTGACGAACGCCCGGGTGCATGCGTCCGATCAGATCGGTATCGATCTCCCGCTTGTGATGACGATCAGGAACGATGCGGCCGAAGCCGACGCCCTGTTGCGCGTCCGCTGTCCGTTCGCGAACTTCGCCGTAAGGCACACGGTCGATCGCGGCGAAGGCGCCCCAGCCATGCGCGAGATCAAGTCCATTCCAATCCCGGAGGGCAAGACGACCGAACTCAAGCACGACGGACATCACGTGATGCTGCTGCAGACGCGGCAGCAACTTGTCGACGGCGAGACGTTTACATGCGCCATCGTTTTCCAGAAAGGCGGAACCAAAGAAACGGAGGTGCGGGTTTCACGAACGCCCTGA
- a CDS encoding zinc-binding dehydrogenase yields the protein MKAYVYGANGAEISEVAKPSPKGTQVLVKVHACGLNRADLGMTKGHVHGAAGGVGTVLGMEWAGEVAELGPDAEGVEVGDKIMGSGAAAFAEYTLADHGRLFRAPSNMNFEEAATLPVALATMHNAVVTNGALQPGQSVLIQGASSGVGLMAMQIAKLKGAKLVIGSSTDAMRRGRLKEFGADLAIDSSDPGWVDQVLNATNGEGVDLIVDQVSGKVANQNLAATKVKGRIVNVGRLGGTHADFNFDLHAARRINYIGVTFRTRSVEEIREIFDEVRKDIWPAVESRKLQLPIDKVYPFAEIGKAFEHMEANKHLGKIVVAF from the coding sequence ATGAAAGCCTATGTCTACGGCGCCAACGGCGCCGAAATATCAGAGGTCGCAAAGCCCTCGCCGAAGGGCACGCAGGTGCTGGTCAAGGTGCATGCCTGCGGCCTCAATCGCGCCGACCTCGGCATGACCAAGGGCCACGTGCATGGCGCGGCCGGTGGCGTCGGCACCGTACTCGGCATGGAATGGGCGGGCGAAGTCGCCGAGCTCGGGCCTGACGCAGAAGGTGTTGAGGTCGGCGACAAGATCATGGGCTCGGGCGCAGCCGCGTTTGCCGAATATACGCTGGCCGACCACGGCCGGCTGTTCCGTGCACCCTCGAACATGAACTTCGAGGAAGCCGCCACCCTCCCCGTCGCGCTCGCCACCATGCACAACGCCGTTGTGACCAACGGCGCGCTTCAGCCGGGCCAGAGCGTCCTGATCCAGGGCGCCAGCTCCGGCGTCGGCCTGATGGCGATGCAGATCGCCAAGCTGAAGGGCGCCAAGCTCGTGATCGGCTCCTCGACGGACGCGATGCGCCGCGGCCGCCTGAAGGAATTCGGCGCCGATCTCGCGATCGATTCCAGCGACCCCGGCTGGGTCGATCAGGTGCTCAACGCCACCAACGGCGAAGGCGTCGACCTGATCGTCGACCAGGTTTCCGGCAAGGTCGCTAACCAGAATCTCGCCGCCACCAAGGTCAAGGGCCGCATCGTCAATGTCGGCCGGCTCGGCGGCACCCACGCCGATTTCAATTTCGACCTCCACGCCGCCCGCCGCATCAACTATATCGGCGTCACCTTCCGCACTCGCAGCGTCGAGGAAATCCGCGAGATTTTTGACGAGGTCCGCAAAGACATCTGGCCGGCCGTAGAATCGCGAAAACTGCAACTGCCGATCGACAAGGTCTATCCCTTCGCCGAGATCGGCAAAGCGTTCGAGCACATGGAGGCCAACAAGCACCTCGGCAAAATCGTGGTGGCGTTTTAG
- a CDS encoding NAD(P)H-dependent flavin oxidoreductase, producing MIKTRFTELVGVEHPIVQGGMQWVGRAELVAAVANAGALGLITALTQPTPEDLSREIARCRDMTDKPFGVNLTILPAIKPPPYAEYRQAIIEAGIKIVETAGNKPQEHVTEFKKHGIKIIHKCTSVRHALSAERMGVDAISIDGFECAGHPGEDDTPGLILIPAAADKVKIPMIASGGFGDGRGLVAALALGAEGINMGTRFMCTKESPIHQLVKERIVANDERETELIFRTMRNTSRVAKNTISTKVVAMEREGAKFEDVRELVAGARGKMVYATGDADEGIWSAGQVQGLIHDIPTCAELISRIVRDAEAIIRSRFEGMLSGAQRQAAE from the coding sequence ATGATCAAGACGCGATTCACCGAGCTCGTCGGCGTCGAGCACCCGATCGTCCAGGGTGGCATGCAATGGGTCGGCCGCGCCGAGCTGGTTGCGGCCGTAGCCAATGCCGGCGCGCTCGGGCTGATCACCGCGCTGACGCAGCCGACGCCGGAGGATCTCTCCAGGGAAATCGCGCGCTGCCGCGACATGACCGACAAGCCATTCGGCGTCAACCTCACCATTCTGCCCGCGATCAAGCCGCCGCCTTACGCCGAGTATCGCCAGGCCATCATCGAGGCCGGCATCAAGATCGTCGAGACCGCCGGCAACAAGCCGCAGGAACACGTCACCGAGTTCAAGAAGCACGGCATCAAGATCATCCACAAATGCACCAGCGTCCGCCACGCGCTGTCGGCGGAGCGGATGGGCGTCGATGCGATCTCGATCGACGGCTTTGAATGCGCCGGCCATCCCGGCGAGGACGACACGCCCGGCCTGATCCTGATCCCGGCCGCCGCCGACAAGGTGAAGATACCGATGATCGCCTCCGGCGGTTTCGGCGACGGCCGCGGCCTGGTCGCAGCCCTCGCGCTCGGAGCCGAGGGTATCAACATGGGCACGCGCTTCATGTGCACCAAGGAAAGCCCGATTCACCAGCTCGTCAAGGAGCGCATCGTCGCCAATGACGAGCGCGAAACCGAACTGATCTTCCGCACCATGCGCAACACCTCGCGCGTCGCCAAGAACACGATCTCGACCAAGGTGGTGGCGATGGAAAGGGAAGGCGCGAAATTCGAGGACGTGCGCGAACTCGTCGCCGGCGCCCGCGGCAAGATGGTCTACGCCACCGGCGACGCCGATGAGGGCATCTGGTCGGCCGGCCAGGTCCAGGGGCTGATCCACGACATTCCGACCTGCGCCGAACTGATCTCGCGCATCGTGCGCGATGCGGAAGCGATCATCCGCAGCCGGTTCGAAGGCATGCTGTCGGGCGCGCAGCGTCAGGCAGCAGAATAA